Genomic DNA from Halorussus rarus:
TCCCGTCTATCTCGGTCGGATCCTCGCCGTGGGGGAACGGCGGGACCGCGAGCGTCGCCGTGGCGAGCAGGTCGTACTCGGCGAGCAGTTCCCGGAGGGCGTCGTAGATTTTCGTGCGGATGACGTCGGCGCGCTTGTACTCGCGGGTGGAGACCGCGTCGGATTCGAGGATGGTCTCGACGGTGACCGACCGGAGGCGGTCGCGGTCCGCGCCGCGAGGGTCGAGGTCGTGTTCGGCTTCGAGCGCGTCGAACAGCGCCTCCCAGCGCACCTTCGCGAACGTGTAGAACGCGTCGAGGACGTCGGCCTGTTCGAGGTCGAGGTCCGGGTCGGCGCGCTCGACCACCGCGCCGGCGCGCTCGAAGGCGTCGACGGCGTCGTCGAGGGCGGCTCGCACCCGGGAATCGAGCGGGTAGATGCCGAAGTCCGGAGTGTACGCGATCCGCATCCCGTCTATCGCGCGTTCGGTCGCGGCGACGAAGTCGGTCCCGTCGTCGGGAAGGCTGAACGGATCGGCCGGGTGGGGACCCGTCATCACTTCGAGCATCAGTGCGGCGTCCTCGACCGAGCGGGCCATGGGGCCGAGGTGCGTGAACGGCGTGTGGTGCCCGAACGCGTCGGGACGGTTGTCGATGGGAACGCGACCGAACGACGGCTTCAGCCCGTACACGCCGCAGAACGAGGCCGGCGTCCGGATGGAGCCGCCTGTGTCCGACCCCTGTGCCAGCGGGACGAGCCGGTCGCCGAGCGCCGCGCCGGCGCCCCCGGACGACCCGCCGGCGTTTCTGTCTGGATCGAATGGAGTCCCGGTCGGCCCGACGACTCTGTTGTCGGTCGTACACCCCAGCCCGAACTCCGGCGTGTTCGTCTTGCCGATCACGACCGCGCCCGCGTCGAGGAGCCGCTCGACGAACGGCGCGTTCGCGTCGGCGACGCGGTTCTCCAGCAGCTTCGACCCATGGGTCGTGGTCACCCCGGCGACGTCGTCGAGGTCCTTGATCGCGACCGGGACGCCGGCCAGCGGCCCGGGCGGATCGCCGCGCTCGACCGCCTCGTCCACTTCCCTGGCGGTTTCCCGCGCCAGGTCGTCGGTCACCGTCACGAAGGCGTTGGTCCGGTCGTTCCGTTCGTCGATCCGCTCGAGCAGCGCATCCACGATTTCCGTGGCGGTAAGGTCGCCGTCGCGGACCCGCCGCGCCATTTCCGCGGCCGTCAGGCCATGTATCTCGGAGCCTGCCATGTCCCGTCCACGACGGCGACCCGCAAAAGGCTGTCCTCGACCGGGCGACGGGCCGGTTCCCGCCGCACGACCGCTCGGGCCCGCCTCGCCAACTACTCGCTCGGCTCGACGGCCGCCGCCCGGAGGTGCTCGACCCGCTCGCCGAGTACCTCGCGGGCCGCCGAGAGCTCGTCGCCGACGCGCACCAGCCGATACTCCTCCTCGAGCGCGGACTCGGCGGTCGCGCGGTCGTCGGCCGCACATCCCACCGGGACGTCGGCCGCGAGGCACGCGTCCCGTACCGTCGCGACGGCCTCCCGGACCTCCGGGTGGTCCTTCTCGACCGGGTGACCCAGCGCGACCGAGAGGTCGGCCGGTCCGACGAAGGCGAATCCGAGTTCGGGCACCGACAGGAGTTCGTCGATTTCCTCGAGTGCGGCTTTCGTCTCGACCATCGTTCCGACGACGATGTCCTCGTCTGCGGGTCGCGCGCCCGCGCCCCAGGCGTTCGCGCGGCCCGTCGTCGCACCGCGGCCGCCGGGGGCGCCGTCGTAGGTGAATCGAGTCGCCGAGACGACCTCCCGGAGCTGCGCCGCCGTTTCGACGTGGGGCACGAGGACTGTCCGGACGCCCGCCGCGAGCAACTTCCTGGCGGTCGTCGGGTCGGGGGCGGGCAGGCGGACCAGCGGTTCGATGCCGGCCGCGTCGGCCGCACGGGTCAGCTCGTCGACCGCGGTGCTGTCCAGCGGACTGCCGCCCAACTGTTCGAAGTCGAGCCACGCGAAGTCGAACCCGAGCGCGCCGTACACCTCGACGACCGCCGGGGACATCGTCATCGCCTTCGCGCCGATTACGGGTTCGCCCTCGTCCCACTTCCGACGGATCGTGTTATCACTTGCCATGAGGGACAGAATCCGCGCGCGTAGTTGAACGTGACGCCGGTGCGGGCCGTTCGGAACTCGGTTTCACGGTCGAGTGGGAGGGGCTGAGCGGCGGGACGGTCCGGGAGAAGGAGTGAGGTGAAGAGACCTCAGAGGTCGCGCTGGCGGCCCTTCGGCACCGGACTCTGGAGTTCGCCGTGGACGTAGAGGCCGACGCCGAGGGGTTCGGGGGCGCCGGCCTGGTCGTGGGCCGCGACCAGGTACCCCCAGTCGCCGTCCCAGTCGAGTTCCTGGTCCTCGCCCCGGACGAACGTCCGGGCCTGCTCGCGGGTGAGTCGAATGACGTTCCTCGTCGCCTCGCGGCCGAACCGCTGGACCGCGTCGGTCGTCGGCTTCCAGTGCTCCTGGCGGGTCCGCAGGAACGTCATCCCCAGCGCCTCGACCCGGATTGGCGAGGGCGCCTCGCCCCGGAGAATCCAGATCTTGCCCTTCCCTTTCTCCCAGAAGGTGTAGCCGTCGAACGTCTCGGGCGGGACGCCGAACCGGTCGTCCCACCAGTCGACGACCTCCCGCCGGGTCGCCCGGCCCTCGACTTCGCGCTCGTCGGCGGTCTCGGGCAGGCGGTCGAACCGCTGGCCGACGTTGGTCTTGCCGGCCCCGCCGCCGCTCTCGCCGCTCATCCCGCCACCTCCAGTTTCGCGCAGAAGAACCCGCCGGTGTCGTTGTGGTGGGGATAGAACCGCTTCGCTTTCCGGACGCTCTCGTCGAACCGCTCGCCGTCCCACTCGGCGACGCCGGGCCGGGCGTCGAGGCCGACGTCGAACTCGACGAGCCGGCAGTCCTCCTCGTCGAGCACGTGGTCGACCACGGCCTCGTTCTCCTCGGGCGCGAACGTGCAGGTCGAGTAGACGACCGTGCCGCCCTCCTTCGTGGCCTGGACCGCGCGCCGGAGGATGCCCTTCTGGACGCCGGCGACGCTCCGGACGTGGTCCATCGTCCAGTCGTCGAGCGTGGTCGGGTTCTTCCGTATCGTCCCCTCGCACGAGCAGGGCACGTCGACGAGCGCTCGGTCGAAGGCGTCTAAATCGAACGGCTTGAGCGAGAAGTTCCGGGCGTCGGCGTTCGTGACGGCGGCGTTCGTCACGCCGAGTCGCTCGGTGTTGAACCGCAGCGCAGACAGCCGACCCAGGTTGTTGTCGTTGGCGACGACGAGTCCTTCATCGTCCATCAGCGCCGCGAGCTGGGTGGTCTTGCTCCCCGGTGCGGCGCAGGCGTCCCAGACGCGCTCGCCGGCCTCCGGCGCGAGTACCTCGGCCGGAATCGCCGAGACCTCCTCCTGGCCGTGGACCCAGCCGTGGTACGACGCCCACGTGCTGCCGGGGGCGTCGGTGTCGAGCTCCAGCACGGTGTCGGACCACTCGCGGTCGGTCCAGCCGACCCCGTCCTCGTCGAGCGCCGCCTTCGCCCGTTCCGGGGTCGCCTTGATCGTGTTGACCCGGACGACCGAGGGAAGCGGCCGCCGGCAGGCGTCGAGGAACGCCTCGAAGTCGTCGACCAGCGGTTCGTACCGCTCGAGTGTCTCCATCGGTCGACGGTTGGCGCGAGCCGCGCTTGTGGGTTTCGGAACCCGGCGAGTGCCGGCGGGTCCGGCCGTAGCCGTTACCCGTCCTTCGCCCGTCGTCTCACGCATGGCAAACGCGAACGCACCCGACGACATCGACTGGGACGACGCCGCTCGAATGGAGCTGGAGCCCGACGCCATCCACGAGAGCGACAGCGGCTACTACTTCGACTGCCCGGAGTGCGGCTCGCCGGCGACCATCGAGAACATCATCGAAGAGCGCAGGTGCAACGGCTATCTCAACGAGCAGGTGGAGGGCATCGACTTCGACGTCGAGAACATCTCCTGCTCGGCCCTGCTCCAGCTCGAACTCGCGTACACCGCCGACCCCGAGTCCGAGACGTAGCCCTGTCGCCCGACGACCGCGACGCCGCTCGGTCGCGAAGCGGCGAGCGAACCAGCCCGGACCTTTATGCGCGCGCTGACGTAACTGGCTGCCATGGCAAGCGTCACGATCCACGACGACGACGTCTCGCTGGACCGACCCGCGCTGGTCGAGGGGCTCCCCGGCGTCGGGCTGGTCGGCAAGCTGGCGACCGACCACCTCGTCGAGTCGTTCGGGATGAGCTACTACGCCAGCATCGACTGCGAGGGCCTGCCGCGCATCGCGGTGTACGAGGACGACAGCCGAACGCTCCGGCCGCCGGTCCGGCTCTACGCCGACGAGTCGCGGGACCTCGTGGCGCTCCAGAGCGACGTCCCGGTGTCGGCGTCGGCGGCCCCGGAGTTCGCCGCCTGCGTCACCGACTGGATCGCCGACCGCGAGGCCACGCCGGTCTACATGAGCGGGCTCCCCACCGAGAAGGACGCCGCCGAGATTCCGACGCTCTACGGCGTCGCGACGGGTGACGCCGGCGACCGACTCGACGAGCAGGAGATCTCCACTCCCCGCGAGCGCGGCGCGGTCAGCGGCCCGACGGGCGCGCTGCTCTACGAGGCCGACGCCCGGGGGCTCGACGCGCTGGGCCTCGTCGTGGAGAGCGACCCGCAGTTCCCGGACCCCGAGGCCGCCCGCATCCTCATCGAGCACGGCATCTCGCCGCTGGCGGGCGTCGAGGTCCCGACCGACGACCTGGTCGAACGCGCCGAGGAGATCAGCGAGCAGAAGGAGCAGCTCGCCCAGCGGATGCAGGAGGCCGAGACCGACGAGAGCTCGCAGGCCCAACCGCTCCGGATGTTCCAATAGTACCTTTTTACTTCGTCGGGTGTCCTCGCGCCTCCGGCGCTGCGGGCACCACTCCTCGTAAAAATCTACGCTAAAAACTCCCGCTCGCTCACTGCGTTCGCTCGCGGCGAAACGGCGCTTCGCGCCGTATGCTGGTGCGCAACTTGTCAGCTACGCCGGCGCGACTTCATCAGGCCTTTCTCCGTGCCCTTCCTGTGGTAACGTATGAGTGACCTCGAAGACGCGGTTTCGGAGTTCCTGCGCGACGCGGACACGGTGTACAGCGAGTACGACAACGGCTACATGGACGCCGACGCGGCGCTGAGCCGGCTGGAGAACCACGTCGAGGAGCTACGAGAGCAGGTGGAGTAGCGACTCGGCCGTTTGCGGTTCGCACCAGTTGTTGTGCCGCGAGCGAACGAACGTGAGCGAGCGGACCAAGCGACGACCGGAGGGAGGAGTGCCGTGTCTGCCTGAACGGAGTGAGCGCAGGCTCGTCAGAGCGGAGCTCTGACGGTGTTTTTGGTCGAGCTTTTGCAAGGGCGGCGCGTTCAGGCGCCGCCCGCTGGAAAAGGTCGTCTCAGTACTTCGGCTCGGCGCCGGTCGTCGCGTAGATGTCGTCCATGATCTCGTCGCGCTTGCGCTGCCAGGGTTCGAGCCCCTGCGGGCGGCTCGGGTAGCGCTCGTAGTGGTCGATGAGGTCGTCGGCGAGGTTCTTGGCCTGATAGAGGTCGTAGATGAGCTCCCAGTGGCCGAACGACTTGACGGCGGTCTGTATCTTGAGCCACCAGCCGATGTTGGCCGACCCCGAGTAGAGCGCCTCGGCCAGCTTGTTCGCCGGGAGCGCGCCGAGCAGCCCCATCAGGTCGTCGACCTCCACCGCGGTCGAGAAGATGTTGTACACGTCGAGGCCGGCGTAGCGCGCGCCGAAGTGGTCCATCACGCGCTGGTTGTACTCCCAGAGGTTGGCCTCGCCGACGTCGCCGTCCTCGATGGCGTCCATGGCGGCCTCGGCGGCGTACTTGCCGGCGTAGGCCGCGCCCGCGATGCCGCCGCCCGTGGTCGGGTTGACGTGGCCCGCGGCGTCGCCGACCGCCACGAAGCCCGGCGCGGTCGCCGAGTCGTAGGGCCGGCGGGTCGGGAGCGCGGCGCCCAGCTTGTCGGTGACGGTCGCGCCGTCGAACTCGGCGCGGTTCCGGAGGTCGCGCTTCAGGTCGTCGACCAGGTGCATCGGCTCCTCGTTCATCTGGAAGCCCAGCCCGGCGTTGATCTCGGTGTCGGTCCGGGGGAAGTACCAGAGGTAGCCCGCCGCGCGCGAGGTGGGCTTGAACACGAGCGCGTCGTCCCACGGCACCGGCTCCTCGACCTCGACGATCTCGCGGTAGGCCGAGCAGAACTGCGAGTAGGTGACGTTGGTGTCGAAGGTGGCGTCGGCGAGGTCGGCCTTGTCCTGGAGGATGGAGAGCGACCCCGCGGCGTCGACGACGACGTCTGCGTCGTAGCGCTGGATGTCGCCGTTGCGTTTGCCCCGCACGCCGGTGACCCGGCCGTCCTCGCGCTGGGTCACGTCCTTGACCACGGTGTCGTAGTGGAACTCGACGCCGGCGTTCTCTGCGCCCTCGATGATGCGCCGGCCGTACTCCCAGCGGTCGATGACCGCGAGTTCGCCCGGCACGGGAATCTCGAGCACCGTGTCCTCCTGGGGGATCTCGAACCGGCCGTGGTCGACGCCGGTGTTGGTGAACGACGGCTCCAGCTGGGACTTCGGGATGGCCTCGGGGAAGGCGTCCGCGCCCTTCAGGGCGTCGCCACAGGCGATGTGGCCCGCTTCCTCCTCGTCCTTGCGCTCCACTACGACGACATCGTACCCTTCACGCGCGGCGGTGGCGGCGGCGTAACAGCCCGCCGTCCCCGCCCCGACGACGACGATGTCGCGCTCGTGCGTAGCCATACCTTCGGCTACGAGACGGAGGGGGCAAAACTCTTTATACGCGAACCGGGATTCCGTCCCCGATACGCCGACGGAGACGGCGATAAAGAGTTTAGTGTCGGAGTTTCGTAGCCCCGAGGTATGACCGAGTACACCGTCGAGTTCGTCGGCACGGGCGAGACCATCGAGGTCTCGGACACGGAGACCATCCTGAGCAGGTGCATCGAGGAGGGCGTCGCCCAGGAGTACTCCTGCCGCGTGGGGATGTGCCTGGCCTGCTCGGCCGAGATCGTCGAGGGCGAGGTCACCCAGCCGGCGGCCCGCGGCCTCACCGACGAGGAGGCCGACGACTACGCGCTGACCTGCATGGCCCGCCCGCAGACCGACCTCGTGCTCGACCGCGGGGAGTACCCGCCGAGCATCGAGGACGACGCCGAGGCCGTGACCGAGAACGAGCCCGCGGCGGCCGACGACTGAGGCGGGTCTCGACCACCGGTCGCCTACTCCCGATTCCTCTCGAACCACTCCGCGGCGTAGTCGACCAGGTCGCGCTGGGAGACGAGTTTCGCGTCCGCCAGTCCGACCGACCCCGCCGTCACCGCCTCCGGGCGCTCGTCTTCGAAGTCCCGTCCCACCTCCGCGAAGTCGCTGCTGTCGTAGTCCAACTGCTCGTAGGTGACGGTCTCCCGGTCCCCGTCAGGGCCGACGACCGGCGCCTCGTGAGTCGATGCGGTCTGCTCGCGGTCGGCTCGGTGCTCGGCCAGGTGGAACGAGGTGTTGGTGTCGTAGCCGGTGCCGAGCATGAGGACGCTCCCGTCGCGGTCGTACACCCGGGCCAGCGGCGACCCCTCGCCGAGCCCGTGGTCGTAGGCGTGGTCCGCCACGACGAACTCGGCGTCGGCGCCCCGCGCCGCGAACGAGTAGGTCGGGTGGCGGCTCCGGATCGCGCCGGGGTACGACCGGAAGCACTCCGGAATCGCGCCCATCCCGCGGGTCGGCGTGACCGCCGGGCGGTACGGCGGGCGCTCGGCCCTGATGCGACCGACCCAGTCGTCGGGCACCGGCGGGTTCCGCCACCCCGTGGGGTCGCTGTACTGCGTGGAGTGGGTCGGCATCGCGAGGGTCCCGTCGGGTCCGACCACCTCCAGCAGCGCGTCGACGACCGCCGACGGCCCGACCGCGACCCACCCGAGCGCAGACAGCGACGAGTGGACCAGCAGGGTGTCGCCGGCCTCGACGCCCAGCTCCCGGAGGTCGGCGGCGATGCGCCCGACCGTCAGCGGGTCGTCCATGCGTTCGATCGCGTCGGCCTCGCTCGTCACCTCGGCCCCGTCCCCGTCTCTCCGCTCGTCGCCCCCGTCTTCGGTCGGGTCGTCCTCGCCGCTCATGGCAGTCGCTCCATCGAGAACCGGTCCCGGGTCGTCGCGTAGCGGCTCCCCGACAGCCGCCCCACGGCGTCGAGCTTCTCGACGTCGAGCTTCCCGTCGGTCGTCACCTCGTCGTGGAGATGTGCCCATTCGACCTCGCCGAGAACCATCGTCGACCCGCCGAGGTCGACCAGCTCGCGGAGCGAGCACTCGAAGGCGACGGGCGATTCGGCAACCCGGGGCGGGGCGACCGCCCGCGACTCCGCGCGCGTGACGTCGGCGCGGTCGAACTCGCTCTCGCCCGGCGGGAGGGTCGCGGCGGACTCGTTCATCGCCTCGGCGACCGGTTCCGTGACGACGTTGACGACGAAC
This window encodes:
- a CDS encoding amidase; translation: MAGSEIHGLTAAEMARRVRDGDLTATEIVDALLERIDERNDRTNAFVTVTDDLARETAREVDEAVERGDPPGPLAGVPVAIKDLDDVAGVTTTHGSKLLENRVADANAPFVERLLDAGAVVIGKTNTPEFGLGCTTDNRVVGPTGTPFDPDRNAGGSSGGAGAALGDRLVPLAQGSDTGGSIRTPASFCGVYGLKPSFGRVPIDNRPDAFGHHTPFTHLGPMARSVEDAALMLEVMTGPHPADPFSLPDDGTDFVAATERAIDGMRIAYTPDFGIYPLDSRVRAALDDAVDAFERAGAVVERADPDLDLEQADVLDAFYTFAKVRWEALFDALEAEHDLDPRGADRDRLRSVTVETILESDAVSTREYKRADVIRTKIYDALRELLAEYDLLATATLAVPPFPHGEDPTEIDGTEVEPLRGWVLTQPFNMSGHPAASIPAGVTDDGLPVGLQVAGGRFADDDVLAASAAFERKRPWDESYPK
- a CDS encoding HpcH/HpaI aldolase family protein, with protein sequence MASDNTIRRKWDEGEPVIGAKAMTMSPAVVEVYGALGFDFAWLDFEQLGGSPLDSTAVDELTRAADAAGIEPLVRLPAPDPTTARKLLAAGVRTVLVPHVETAAQLREVVSATRFTYDGAPGGRGATTGRANAWGAGARPADEDIVVGTMVETKAALEEIDELLSVPELGFAFVGPADLSVALGHPVEKDHPEVREAVATVRDACLAADVPVGCAADDRATAESALEEEYRLVRVGDELSAAREVLGERVEHLRAAAVEPSE
- a CDS encoding DUF7122 family protein translates to MSGESGGGAGKTNVGQRFDRLPETADEREVEGRATRREVVDWWDDRFGVPPETFDGYTFWEKGKGKIWILRGEAPSPIRVEALGMTFLRTRQEHWKPTTDAVQRFGREATRNVIRLTREQARTFVRGEDQELDWDGDWGYLVAAHDQAGAPEPLGVGLYVHGELQSPVPKGRQRDL
- a CDS encoding RsmB/NOP family class I SAM-dependent RNA methyltransferase; protein product: METLERYEPLVDDFEAFLDACRRPLPSVVRVNTIKATPERAKAALDEDGVGWTDREWSDTVLELDTDAPGSTWASYHGWVHGQEEVSAIPAEVLAPEAGERVWDACAAPGSKTTQLAALMDDEGLVVANDNNLGRLSALRFNTERLGVTNAAVTNADARNFSLKPFDLDAFDRALVDVPCSCEGTIRKNPTTLDDWTMDHVRSVAGVQKGILRRAVQATKEGGTVVYSTCTFAPEENEAVVDHVLDEEDCRLVEFDVGLDARPGVAEWDGERFDESVRKAKRFYPHHNDTGGFFCAKLEVAG
- a CDS encoding proteasome assembly chaperone family protein produces the protein MASVTIHDDDVSLDRPALVEGLPGVGLVGKLATDHLVESFGMSYYASIDCEGLPRIAVYEDDSRTLRPPVRLYADESRDLVALQSDVPVSASAAPEFAACVTDWIADREATPVYMSGLPTEKDAAEIPTLYGVATGDAGDRLDEQEISTPRERGAVSGPTGALLYEADARGLDALGLVVESDPQFPDPEAARILIEHGISPLAGVEVPTDDLVERAEEISEQKEQLAQRMQEAETDESSQAQPLRMFQ
- a CDS encoding geranylgeranyl reductase family protein; translated protein: MATHERDIVVVGAGTAGCYAAATAAREGYDVVVVERKDEEEAGHIACGDALKGADAFPEAIPKSQLEPSFTNTGVDHGRFEIPQEDTVLEIPVPGELAVIDRWEYGRRIIEGAENAGVEFHYDTVVKDVTQREDGRVTGVRGKRNGDIQRYDADVVVDAAGSLSILQDKADLADATFDTNVTYSQFCSAYREIVEVEEPVPWDDALVFKPTSRAAGYLWYFPRTDTEINAGLGFQMNEEPMHLVDDLKRDLRNRAEFDGATVTDKLGAALPTRRPYDSATAPGFVAVGDAAGHVNPTTGGGIAGAAYAGKYAAEAAMDAIEDGDVGEANLWEYNQRVMDHFGARYAGLDVYNIFSTAVEVDDLMGLLGALPANKLAEALYSGSANIGWWLKIQTAVKSFGHWELIYDLYQAKNLADDLIDHYERYPSRPQGLEPWQRKRDEIMDDIYATTGAEPKY
- a CDS encoding 2Fe-2S iron-sulfur cluster-binding protein, which produces MTEYTVEFVGTGETIEVSDTETILSRCIEEGVAQEYSCRVGMCLACSAEIVEGEVTQPAARGLTDEEADDYALTCMARPQTDLVLDRGEYPPSIEDDAEAVTENEPAAADD
- a CDS encoding aminoglycoside N(3)-acetyltransferase, coding for MDDPLTVGRIAADLRELGVEAGDTLLVHSSLSALGWVAVGPSAVVDALLEVVGPDGTLAMPTHSTQYSDPTGWRNPPVPDDWVGRIRAERPPYRPAVTPTRGMGAIPECFRSYPGAIRSRHPTYSFAARGADAEFVVADHAYDHGLGEGSPLARVYDRDGSVLMLGTGYDTNTSFHLAEHRADREQTASTHEAPVVGPDGDRETVTYEQLDYDSSDFAEVGRDFEDERPEAVTAGSVGLADAKLVSQRDLVDYAAEWFERNRE
- a CDS encoding flavin reductase family protein, coding for MELDPDEVSSMYRTLAGGVVPRPVAWVSTTDPEGADNLAPYSFFNVAAVDPPILMFAPVDDDGSPEGLKDTPRNVRRTEEFVVNVVTEPVAEAMNESAATLPPGESEFDRADVTRAESRAVAPPRVAESPVAFECSLRELVDLGGSTMVLGEVEWAHLHDEVTTDGKLDVEKLDAVGRLSGSRYATTRDRFSMERLP